From the genome of Natrinema marinum:
ATCCGTTCGCCGGCGGTGGCGGCTCACCGTTCCCCGGTAGCGAGGACGGACAGGGCGGACCGCTCGGCGGGATGGGGGAGCTACTCGGCGGCGAGTCGCCGATGGACGCCCTCTTCGGCGGTGCGATGCCCGGTGCCGACGAGGCCGCCGCGATGCAGCTCTTGCTCGAGTACATGGACGACCCACGCTTCGAGCGCGTGGTCGTCGACACGGCACCGACCGGCCATACCCTCCGGCTGCTCCAGTTACCCGAGATCATGGACACGATGATGGGCCGCCTGATGAAGTTCCGCCAGCGAATCGGCGGGATGCTCGACGGGGTAAAGGGGATGTTCGGCGGGGGCGAGGCCCCGGACGACGGCGAGGATCTCGAGGACCTGGAGGTGCTGCGCGAGCGCATCGAGCGGCTGCGAGCGGCGCTGCGCGATCCCGCGCGGACGGACTTCCGGATCGTCATGGTTCCCGAGGAGATGAGCGTCTTCGAGTCCAAGCGCCTGCGCCAGCGACTCGACGAGTTCGAGATTCCGGTCGGCACCGTCGTCGTAAACCGCGTGATGGAGCCGCTCTCGAACGTCACCGACGACGTGGAAGGCGAGTTCCTGCAGCCGAACCTCGACGATTGTGAGTTCTGCCAGCGGCGCTGGGACGTTCAGCAGTCGGCGCTGGCCGAGGCCCAAGAGCTGTTCCGCGGTACCGATGTCCGGCGTGTCCCCCTGTTCGCCGAGGAAGTTCGTGGCGAGGGGATGCTCGAGGTCGTCGCAGCCTGTCTGCGGTAGTGGGTGTTCGACCCCGTCTGCGTAGTTGGAACTCGACTACCAGCCAGGGGTTCGAGGATGAGCCATCCGAGTAGCGGTAAGGACACCGTTTGCATCCGCGAGCGCCAGAGGCGCGAGCGGGCCGACGACTGACCCGGAAAGCGCGGCGCTACGCGCCGCGGCGAGGCGAGCGGCAACGTCGCGAGCCAGGGGTAGGAGGAGTGCTTTTCATCAAAGTTTTGCCGAGGGTGCGCCCCCGGGCGCACCCGCAGCGCAAAAGTTCGTTAGTCGTCCGCGTGGAGCGGCTGTCCGCCCAGATCGGGGCGGCTCACGTCGCGGTCGGTCTCCTCACCCTCGATGTCGTAGGGGTACTCGCCGGTGACACAGCCGAGACAGAGGTCGATGCGCTCTTTCTCGAGCACCGCTGCGACGGCGTCGGTCGAGAGGTACGCGAGGCTGTCGGCGGCGATCTCGTCGCGGATTTCGCCGGTCGTCTTGTCGGCGGCGATGAGCTCCTCGCGGGTGGCCATGTCGATTCCCATGTAGCAGGGGGCGACGATCGCCGGCGCGCCGATGCGGACGTGGACTTCCTCGGCCCCGCAGTCTCTGAGGAGTTGGACGAGCTGCGTCGAGGTCGTCCCGCGGACGATCGAGTCGTCGATGACGGTGACCGTCTTCCCCTCGATGGTGGACTTGATCGGGTTGAGCTTCAGTCGGACCGCGCGCTCGCGCTCGTCTTGGGTCGGCATGATAAAGGTGCGGCCGACGTAGCGGTTTTTCATCAGCCCCTCTGCGAACTCGACGCCGTCGTCGTCGGCGTCGCGGGGGGCACCGTCGGCGGTCGTCTCGCTCGCCGCGTCGGCGTAGCCAGAGGCGAACGCGCGCCCGGAGTCGGGCACCGGCATCACGACGTCGGTCTCGACGCCGCTTTCCTCCCAGAGCTTGCGCCCGAGTTCGCGCCGGGCCTCGTAGACCAGCGTCTCGTCGATGACGCTGTCGGGTCGCGCGAAGTAGACGTGTTCGAAGAAGCAGTGAGCGGTGTTTTCGTTCTCGACGAGCTGATAGGTATCGAAGCCTTGGCCGTCATCTTGGAGGACGACGAGTTCCCCCGGCCGCACGTCGCGGACCAGATCGCCGTCTAACGTGTCGATCGCCGCCGACTCGGAGGCGAGGATGTACCCGTCCTCGAGTTCGCCGATGCAGAGCGGCCGGTTCCCTTGCGGGTCGCGAACGCCGAGGATGGTGTCGTCGTGGCTGATCGTCAGCGAGTACGAGCCGTGGATGCGCCCCATCGTGCGCTTGACCGCCCGGACCAGATCCTCCTCGAGGAGGTTCCGTGCGAGGTCGTGGGCGATGACCTCGGTGTCGCCGTCGCTGGTGAAGGCGTGGCCCGCGGCGGCGAGTTCGTCGCGGATCTCGTCGGCGTTGACGAGGTTGCCGTTGTGGCTGAGCCCGAGCGAACCGCTCTTGAACGAAACGGAAAACGGCTGTGCACAGGAGGAGTCGACGGAGCCGGCCGTCGGATACCGAACGTGCCCGATCCCGGCCGCCCCGTTGAGCGTATCGAGGTCGTCCTCGCCGAAGGCATCGCCCACGAGCCCCATTTCGACGTGGCTGTGCTGCTGGAAGCCGTCGTGAGTGACGATCCCCGCCGACTCCTGACCGCGGTGCTGGAGTGCGTAGAGCGCGTAGTACAACGGTCGTGCCGCGTCCCGACCGTCGAGTGAGACGCCGACGACGCCACACTTTTCGGTCATTCCTGTTCGCCGGGGAGTCTCGCCCCGCCCATCAGTCATGGGAGTCAGTAGGGCAGCGAGCCGATAAAAATCCCCGTGTTTGTGCTTCTTCGACTCGAGAGGAACCGCGTTGATACCCACGTTCGTGGATATGTTCGGCGGAACGACGCCGTGACGACGATTCGTCGGGAAGCAGCCGCGACCGATCGCCCCACCGCGGTTGGTCGACGTTGACTCAGCGACTGGATGCCCGGCCCACGCACGAACGTGAACAGCTCTCGTTGTATCGAGTTCGCGACGCACGCGGGTGTGCGAGGCACAGCGTTCAAGAGCGTCGCCTCGAGTCCAACTGGTATGCGACTCGAGGAGTACTGGGGTGTCGGCCCGAAGACGCGGGAGACGCTGGTCGACGAGCTGGGGCGGGAGGAAGCGATCCGGGCGATCGAGAGCGGCGACGTGCGGGCGCTCGTCGACGCCGGGCTCGCCCGCGGGCGAGCGACGCGAATTCTACGCCGCGCGACCGGGGGTGCGGGGATCGACGTGCTGTCGACGAGCGACGCCCGCTCGGCGTACAAGGAACTGCTCGACCTCGCGGTCGACCACGCGGTCACGCAGCGTGCGGCCGACCGGATCCGCGTGCTCACGCCGCTTGCGAGCCGCGACGCGATGGAAGATCGGCTCGAGGACGTGCTCGCCGCGCGGGACGCTTGGGCCGACCTCGCGGAGGGAGACCGCGAGGCGGTCCTCCAGGCCTACGAGCGCTACGACGCACGCGACGGCAGCGAGCACGCGGCCGTCGAGGCCGCGCTGGCGCTGCTCGAGGCCGGAGTCGACTCCGGGCCGTTCGCGGCGATCGCCGACCTCGAGCGCGACCGACTCGCCGAGGCGGCCGACGCGCTGGCGGCCCTCGACGGCGGTCGCGTCCGCGAGGGGGCCGACGAGGAACTCGACCGCCTCCGCGATGCGTTAGGCGCGGTCGAAGACATGGACGCGAGCGCCCTCGAGCTGATCGACGAACTGCGTTCGGAGGGCGTCCGGGACGTGGAGGGCTTTCGCCAGTCCTTCGAGGACCGCTTACTGAGCGAGACGGACGTGACGATCGATCGGGTCCGCAACGCCATGCCGGGCGACGCGACCGACGCGACGGACTTCGTCGGTGCCACGTTGCGAACCCTCCGGAGCGAACTCACCGCCGCGATCGACGAACGCGAGGTGTTGGTCGCGAGCGACCTCAAGGGGACGCTCGCGGAGAACCGCGACGCCGTCGATCGGGCCGTGTCGGCGGTCGACGACATCGCGCTCCACCTCTCGTTAGCGCGCTTTGCCCTCGAGTACGACTGCACGCGGCCAGTGTTTCGCGACGGCGAAGACGCCGCAGTCTCAGTCGTCAACGCCCGCAACCTCACCCTCGCCGCGCGCGACGACGAGTCGGTGCAGCCGGTCACCTACGCGCTCGGCGATCACGACGTGACGAGCGTCCCGGCCGGCGTGAACACGGTTCCCGACCAGGAACGCGTCGCCGTCCTGACAGGAGCCAACAGCGGCGGGAAGACAACCCTGCTCGAGACGCTGTGCCAGATCGTCCTGCTGGCGACGATGGGACTGCCGGTCCCCGCGGATCGGGCCGAGGTGACACCTGTCGACTCGCTGGTCTTCCATCGCCGGCACGCGAGTTTCAACGCCGGCGTCCTCGAGTCGACGCTACGCTCGATCGTTCCGCCGCTGTCCTTGGGCGGGCGCACCCTGATGCTGGTCGACGAGTTCGAGGCGATCACGGAACCCGGCAGCGCGGCCGACCTGCTACACGGGCTGGTCACGCTCTCGGTCGACCGCGAGGCGCTGGGCGTGTTCGTCACTCACCTCGCGGACGATCTGGAGCCGCTGCCGCCCGAAGCGCGCGTCGACGGCATCTTCGCGGAGGGACTGAATCCCGACCTCGAGTTGCTCGTCGACTACCAGCCCCGTTTCGGCACCGTCGGCCGGTCGACGCCGGAGTTCATCGTCTCGCGGCTCGTCGCGAACGCGAGCGATCGGAGCGAGCGCGCCGGCTTCGAGACGCTGGGTGAGGCCGTCGGCAACGAGGTCGTCCAGCGCACGCTCGCGGACGCCCGCTGGGCAACCGGCGAGTGATCAGCGCGACCCGTAGCGCTCGTCGTCGTCCGTCCCGGCTCTGTCGTCGACCTCCCGGCCCCACTCCGTTCGGTCCTCGCCGCCTCGCAGGCGGTCCTCGAGCCAGCGGTCGGACGGCGGGGCGTCCGCCACCCCCGAGCCGTCCGCCGACGAGTCGCCGTAGGTGTAGACGATGCCGACGTACTCCTCGCAGACGCGGGCCTCGAGATAGGCCTGCGCCGCTCGCCGGGAGAGGACCCCCATCTCGACGATATCGGCCAGCGCGGTCTTGGTCGCGCGAAACCAGTGCCTGATCGCGCCGTCGTCTGTGCGGTCGACCGCGACGATCGCTCCGCGGTCGCCGTTCCGGCCGTCACCCCACTCGAGCCAGCAGACGTAGTAGGCGTCGACCCGATAGGCCGCCGCCGGCGAGACGAGGTAAAGCGTCTCGTAGACGCAGGGATCGAGGTGGTCAGTCAGAATCCGGTCGCGGGTGACCGACGCCGCCAGTACCTCGCTCTCGACCGCGCCGTCGGCCAGCGGCGTCGACGCGCTTATTTCGGCAGCGAGCGAGAGCGTCTCGCCGCCCCAGTGGCTGTATCGGAGGTCGTAGCGCCCGTCCAGTCGCCGGTAGGCGACCAGCGCCCTATGCCCCATCGTCCACCCGGTCGGGACGGCACGGGTCGGTCGGTGCTGCGCTCGAGCGGGAGTCGATGTCGCGGGTCACGGGCGGTCTGGCCGCCCGTCCGTACTTGAACCTCCGGACGGGACTTCGGCGGACTCGATCGGTCAGTCGCAAGCAGCGGCGACCAGTTCGTGTCGGCTCGGATCACCGACCGGCCCATCGGCGTCGACCGGCTGCTCGAAACGGTACACGGTCACCGACTTGACGCCGTCGGGAGCGCGCTCGCAGAAGTACGCGGCCGCCGGCTCGAGGTGGGCGTCGGCACCCTGGACCTTCGTCCCGTACCGCTTCCAGAGCGTCGTCGGATACCGACTCATGGCGTTCGGCGGGCGGTCGAAGTCCACCGCCTCCCCGTCGACCAGATCGATCGCCGGCGCGGCCCCGCGCTCGGCTTCGACGACGTACCAGCTGTAAGAGTCCGGTGGATTCGGTGCGAAGAAGCCCCAGCTCGAGCGCTCGAGGACGCTTCCCTCGTCGTCTGACGGCGCGTCGACGAATCCCATCGCGGCCAGCTGCCAGCTCATCACCGCGAGGAGAAATCCGGCGAGAAAGATCGTCGCGAGAAGGCGAGTTCCGCGTCGAACGGAAGGAGAGACGGAACGCGGCAGCGGCGATCCGGCGTCGTCGTTTCGGCCCACGGGGAACGACGAGAGACGGCGCTCGAGCCGACTCCCCGAAACGAGCCGGTCGAGGCGGTCCCAGACCGGTGACGGGAGGTACAACAGCAGCGCGGCGATCATAACGAACGGGAAGGCTCCCAATCGCATCGTCGCGGCCATGCTGAGGTGAGCGCAGACGAACGCGGCGACGATCGCGGTTCGGAGTCGGCCGGTCGCGAGGACGAGCAACACCGACGCGGTCAACACCCCGGTCCAGAGCCAATTGATCGCGGTGAGCACCGCGGAGAGTTCTGCGACGGCCGGCCCGAGCAGATAGACGAAGTCCTCGAGTTGGAAGATGCGCCGGACCGCGACGCCACGCATCCACGCGTCGCTTCGAAACTTGAGGGCCGCGTTGAGCGCGTAGACGACCGCGACGTGGACGAGTACCGTCGCGGTCGCCGCCGAGAGTACGCGCGGCTTTTCGAACGCGCGCTCGGCGGCAGAGCCGCGCTCGAGCGGGCGACGATGGAGCGCCCACCGCGACTCGAGCGGCAGGAACGCGGCGAGCAGGAGCAGCGAGACGAGGATCGTATCGCCGCCGTTGACCAGGTACGGATTGCGGGCGTACAGCGACGCGAGGAGGAGCGCCGAGGCGAGCGCTGCGAGTCGGGACCGGTAGCCGACGAGCAGACAAACGGCGACCACAGCGCCGAGCGCGAACAGCAGGGTCTGGGCCCACGCTGCGCCCGAGAGTGCGTGGAGGGACCACCGCGCGAGTCCGGGAGACAGCTCCGCGAGCGCAGATCGGGGCAAGACGCCGTCATCCGTGTAAAACGTTCGTATCCCCGGCGCTCGAACGACGAGCAGGTCGAGGAGGACGACGAGCGCCAGGCCGATGCGGAACGCGGCTATCGCTCGCGGATCGATGCCGAGGCGTGACCGGGCGGCCGCTCGTAGCCAACGTGTCGGCGTCTCGCCACGGTCCGAAGCCGTTGTTTCGAGGTGCGGAGGTGACATGGGGACCGGTGGAACCGACTCCTGATTGTCAGGAGTGATATAAGTGTTTTCTCCCTCACAGTCCGTTGTCGAAAATTCGAACCGATCGCCGACCGCGGGCACAACATCGAAATCCCGTCGCGTCCTACTGGCACTCGTATGGGAACGCGGACGGCGTACGACGCGGTCATCTTCGACAACGACGGCGTATTGACGACGCCGACGAATCGGCCCGTCCTGGTCGACGCGATGCGCGACGCCTTCGATATGGTCGGCGTGGCCGACCCGCCCGTCGACCACGTCGAGACGCTACTCGGTCCAACGGTCGATTCGTTACGCCGGGTCGCGGACGGACACGGTATCGATCCCGACCGGCTCTGGCGAGCCCGGGAGACGGCCGCGATCGACGCCCAACTCGCGGAACTCCGGTCGGGAAGAAAGGCGACCTACGACGACGTGACGGCGCTCGAGTCGCTGTCGATCCCGACCGGGATCGTCAGCAACAACCAGCACGAGACGATCGCGAACATCCTCGAGCACTGTGAACTCGAACCGTTCGACGTCTGGTACGGCCGCGAGCCGACGCTCGAGGGGATCGAACGCAAGAAGCCGACGCCGTACTACCTCGAGCGAGCGCTCGCGGACCTCGGCGTCGAGAACCCGCTGTTCGTCGGCGACAGCCGGGCCGATATCGGCGCGGCGGACGCGGTGGGGATCGACGCGGTCTTTCTCCGACGCGATCACCGGGCCGGCTACGAGCTGTCGACCGAGCCGACACACGAACTCGAGTCGCTTGCGGCGCTTTCCGACCTGATCTGACGGGGTCGCACGTCCCGACGAGGAGACAACCGAATCGGACTGAATCAGGCGGTCGCGGTCGCCGCCCGTTCTGCCCGCGCCGCGATCGCCTCGTTCATCGCGACGAACGCCCGCTCTACGCGGGCGCGGTCGAACACCAGCGGGACGAGCGCGCCACGAACCGTCTCCCGCTGCAGCAGGCGCGTGCGCCGACCGTCCTCGATCGGCTCGAGGCGGAACTCGTGGTAACGATCGAGCGCGAAAGGGACGACGAACCGGTCGAGCCAGGCGAGCCGTCGGTCCGGCTCGACCGCGACCACCGACGACTCGACTGATCGACGGCCGCGACCGGGCGTCGGGCTCCAGCCCCGTCGGTCGTCGCGCCCGACGCTCACGCCCTCGACCGTCCGACCGATCGGGTCCCACTCCGGATACGCCTCGAACGATCGCAGGGCGTCCCAGACGACCGCGGGCGGCGCGTCGATCTCGACGAACACCTCGACTTCGTCCATGCGGTAATGCACGTCACGCGATAGCATGGCTATATCGGTCACCGGTCGCGACGGTCCGTGCATCGATCATTTCAGCGGAGCGCGCTGTCGTTGAACCGCCGGTTCATCGAGCCAGCGCGCCGCCGGTTCCTCCCGGAACTCACCACTGAGGGGGCGGTGCACAGTCGGGAGAGGTTACGCGTTTCGGGCTCTTAACTCGAGGAAATAGGCGTGTGACTGCTATCGCCGCGTGATCGAAACCCGTCGGACCGCAACCCCCTTCTGCGACCGGCACTCAAAACCGCACATGGACGGATCGGATCGTGGACTCTCTCGGCGCGCGGTCGTCAGAAGCGCAGTCGCCATCGGTGGCGCGAGCGCGCTTTCCGCCTGCCTCCAGCGCGAGGAACCCGAGGACGTCCCTCGGGCCACTCGCTCGCCCGACGAACTCCCCCGCCGCCAGCACGCCTGGAACGAGTTCCTCTCGACGGACGATCACGGCAACGTCCGCCCGCCCGAACACCACCTCCTGCTCGGCCTCGAGTACGTCGGCGACGGCCCCGCCGACGCGGCCGCCGAGCGCGAGCAACTCGAGGCCGCGTTCCGGACGCTCGAGCGGGCCTACAAGCGCGGGAACGATGGGCTGGTGTTCGCGATGGGTTACGGCCCGGCGTACTTCGACCGGTTCGACGCCGATCTTCGGGGCGTCGACCTCCCCGACCCCGAAGCGCTCGCGCCGATCGAAGATCCCGAACTCGACGAGTACGACGCCTTGCTCCACCTGGCCAGCGACTACGGCCACGTCACCCTGAGCGCGGAGGAGGCCCTGACGGGCGAACTCGAAGAACTGAACGGCCTCGAGGTAGCGGGAACGTTCGACGGCGTCTTCGAGGTCGGCGAGCGCCGGTCCGGCTTCATCGGTGCCGGGATGCCGGCCGAGCGCCAGTCCGGTGTCGGCGGCATTCCGGACAGCGATCCGGTCCCCGAAGACGCGCCGATGTTCATGGGCTTCAAGACCGGCTTCGAGCAAAATCAGGCGAGCGAGGACCGCGTGACGATCCCGGAGGGGCCGTTCGCCGGGGGAACGACGATCCACCTCTCGAAGATCCAACTGCACCTCCACCAGTGGTACGAACAGGACAGCCGCAGCCAGCGCGTCGCCAAGATGTTCTCGCCGACCCACGCGGCGGACGACCTCGTCGAAGGGGTCGGCGAAAATCTCGGCGACTCGAGCGGGATCACCGAAATCTCCGGCAGTGCGGCCGAAGACGCTCGCAACGAGGGGACGGTCGGCCACGCCCAGAAGGCCGCCCGCGCCCGCGAGGACGGCGAGCCGATCCTCCTCCGGCGGGACTTCGATTCGACCGACGACGACACGGCAAGTACCCACTTCCTCTCACTACAGCGCTCGATCGCCGACTTCGTGAAGACCCGCGAGGCGATGACTGGCTCCGATCTCACCGACGGAGCCGTCGGCCCGCTGACGAACAACGGTATCCTCCAGTATCTCACCGTCCGCAACCGGGCGAACTACCTCGTTCCACCGCGAGGACTTCGATCCCTGCCCGCGCCGAACCCGCAGTAGCGGACTCTCGCAGACTCGTTTGTTCGCCCGGCTATCGCGCTCGAGGCGACCGTCGATCGAGTCGACGATCCCTGCACCGGATGCACACGAGCCGCGAGCGCCAGCCGATCGATCAGCGATCGGTTCCGCCTTCCCTAGGGTCTTTGCCTTCGAGAGCCACCTAAAACCGATGCGAGCCGCAGCCTTCACCGAACTGACCGGCCCCGAGGGAGTGAGCGTGATCGAGCGAGACGACCCCGAGCCCGCCCCCGGCGAGGCGCTGGTCGACGTCGAGGCTTGCGCGATCAACCGCCACGACCTCTGGATCCTCGAGGGCGATTCCGCGATGGTCGACACCGACGACCTGCCGTTCGTCACCGGACTGGACGTGGCCGGCGTCGTGAGCGAGATCGGCGACGACGTTCGCGGCCTCGAGCCCGGCGACAGGGTCGTTCTCTGTCCGAACCAGACCTGCGGTTCCTGTCGGTTCTGCCACGAGGGCCCGGAGAACATGTGTGAACGGTTCTCGCTGTACCACGGCGGGCTCGCCGAGACCGCCCGCGTGCAGGCCGACCGGCTCATTCCGCTGCCCGAGGGCGTCGACGCGACGACCGCCGCCGCGATCCCGACGGCATACATGACCGCCTACCACATGCTCAGACGGGCCGAGGTCGGCCCCACTGATCTCGTCTTCGTCCCCGGCGCGACCGGCGGCGTCGGGGTCGCCGCGATCCAACTCGCAGAGATCCTCGGCGCCGAGACGATCGGCACCTCCTCGTCGGCGTCGAAACTCGAGCGCGTGCGCGACCTCGGGCTCGATCACGGCATCGAATCGACCGACATCGACGAGATCCGCGAGGCGGTCGATGCGATCGGCGAACCGGACGCGGTGATCAACCACCTCGGCGGTGAGTTCACCGACCTCGGTCAGGCCGTCATGCGCCGCGGCGGTCGAATGGTCGTCTGCGGCCGCACCGCCGGCGGCGAGTCGACGATCCGCGTGGCGAACCTCTTCCTCGGCCACAAGCGCGTCATCGGCTCCACGATGGGTACCCAGGACGACCTCCGGCGGCTCGTCGAGCTCACCGCCGACGGCGAACTGGCACCCGCGATCGACGAGACGTACCCGCTCGAGGACACCGACGACGCCTTCGCGGCCATGCAGAACCGCGACAGCGTCGGTAAGATCGTCGTCGAACCGTAGGTTCGCGCCCCGTCCGCCGCCGTATTTCTGCTGACCGACTTTCCCACCGCCGGGCGGGAATGAAAGGGGCGACGGCGCTTTCGGGATCGTGTTGTCCGAATTCGTATCGTGGACACTCTCCTCTTTCGTAGCGCGTACGGCCGTTATTCGTTCCGGACCAGTTCTTCGGACGAGGCAAGAAGGCGCTGGCCCGACCTATTTCAGCCCGTTCGCTGTCCGTCCCGTATGACGAACATCGCGATCACCGGCGCGGCGGGCAACGTCGGCCGCGAGGCCATCGACGCCTTCCCGGACGACCACCACGACCTCACGCTCTTCACCCACAGCGAGACCGAGGATCTCGAGTCCGAGCCCCTCGAGATCACCGACGCATCGGCGTTTACCGACGCGCTCGAGGACCAGGACGTGCTGATCCACCTCGCGGCCAACGCCTCGCCGCGGGCGTCGTGGGACGAGGTGCGCGGGCCGAACGTCGACGGGCTCTACAACGCCTTCGAGGCCGCGGCGGAAAACGACGTAGAGCGGGTGGTGTTCGCGAGTTCGAACCACGCGGTCAACATGCGAAACACCGTCTCGCCGATCCGGCCGGAGTCGACGGTCGGGAGCCCCGAAATCGTCCGACCCGAGGATCCGACGGATCCCGATACCTACTACGGCGTCACGAAGGTCTTCGGCGAGGCGATGGGCTCGTACTACGCGAAGCGCCACGGGTTCGACGTGGTGAACCTGCGGATCGGGTGGCTGCTCAGCCGCGACGAACTCCGCCGGGAGTGCGACCAGCGCGACGGGGCCGGCGAGCGCTACGCCCGCGCGATGTGGCTCAGCCCCGACGACTGCCGGCGGCTGCTCGAGGCGGCGGCGACGGCGACGCTCGAGGGCTCGCCGCTGATCGCCCACGGCATCTCGGACAACGCCGAACGGTTCCTCTCGCTGGCCGAGACCATGCAGGCGCTCGGCTACCGGCCGCGAGACGACGCCGAGGCCGTGCTGAGCGACGTGTCGAACGGGCGCGACGGGCTCGAGACGGCGTGAGTTCCGTGAGTCGGCCATCGAACGCGCGGCTCGTTCGTCCTCGCGAGCGATTCACGGATTCGAAAGACGGAATAGCGACACGTTCGTAGCGTCGCACATGTCAGTCAAGGTGTCCGAGTCGACGGGCTACGGGCCGAACACACAGATGTCGCTGTTCGGCTACGTGATGGCCGCGATCCTCGTCATCATGTTGCTCCCGCTGCTTCCGGTCCTCATCCCCGCGTGGATCCTCTGGAAGGTGTTCGTCTCGGACGAGGACAACGAGCACAGCTTCGAAAACTGGCGGCGCGAAACCGGCCACACCGGATCGAGTCGGCTCGAGGCCGAGGAGACCGAAGCCGACGAGACCGAACCGGACGACGCCGAATCCGCCGATGCCGAGACCGACCAGACAGCGGCGGAGTCGTAAGGGCGTTCGTCCTCTCGTTTCTCGTCTCTCTCGAGCGCGCTTTTTTAGTCGTCGGCGCTGGCCGCCGCGACGAGGTCCGACGGCGGCCCACCGGGAAGTTCGTCGCGGTCGTGCGGTGCCTCGAAGTCCAGATCGGGGCCGCGGGCGACGATCCGGTGGGGGTTCACGTCGGGGTGAGTCGTGTAGTAGTGCTCCCTGATGTGGTCCATGTTCACGGTCTCGGCGACGCCGGGCGTCTCACGGGTCGCTTCGCTCCCCGTTCGCTCGTTCGGCGTCTCCTCCCTTCGGTCGGTGACGCCCGTCTGGTACAGATCGCGCAGATACGGCCAGAGGTTGTCGTACTCCCGGATATACTGGACG
Proteins encoded in this window:
- the purF gene encoding amidophosphoribosyltransferase; translation: MTEKCGVVGVSLDGRDAARPLYYALYALQHRGQESAGIVTHDGFQQHSHVEMGLVGDAFGEDDLDTLNGAAGIGHVRYPTAGSVDSSCAQPFSVSFKSGSLGLSHNGNLVNADEIRDELAAAGHAFTSDGDTEVIAHDLARNLLEEDLVRAVKRTMGRIHGSYSLTISHDDTILGVRDPQGNRPLCIGELEDGYILASESAAIDTLDGDLVRDVRPGELVVLQDDGQGFDTYQLVENENTAHCFFEHVYFARPDSVIDETLVYEARRELGRKLWEESGVETDVVMPVPDSGRAFASGYADAASETTADGAPRDADDDGVEFAEGLMKNRYVGRTFIMPTQDERERAVRLKLNPIKSTIEGKTVTVIDDSIVRGTTSTQLVQLLRDCGAEEVHVRIGAPAIVAPCYMGIDMATREELIAADKTTGEIRDEIAADSLAYLSTDAVAAVLEKERIDLCLGCVTGEYPYDIEGEETDRDVSRPDLGGQPLHADD
- a CDS encoding DUF6735 family protein → MGHRALVAYRRLDGRYDLRYSHWGGETLSLAAEISASTPLADGAVESEVLAASVTRDRILTDHLDPCVYETLYLVSPAAAYRVDAYYVCWLEWGDGRNGDRGAIVAVDRTDDGAIRHWFRATKTALADIVEMGVLSRRAAQAYLEARVCEEYVGIVYTYGDSSADGSGVADAPPSDRWLEDRLRGGEDRTEWGREVDDRAGTDDDERYGSR
- a CDS encoding HTTM domain-containing protein: MSPPHLETTASDRGETPTRWLRAAARSRLGIDPRAIAAFRIGLALVVLLDLLVVRAPGIRTFYTDDGVLPRSALAELSPGLARWSLHALSGAAWAQTLLFALGAVVAVCLLVGYRSRLAALASALLLASLYARNPYLVNGGDTILVSLLLLAAFLPLESRWALHRRPLERGSAAERAFEKPRVLSAATATVLVHVAVVYALNAALKFRSDAWMRGVAVRRIFQLEDFVYLLGPAVAELSAVLTAINWLWTGVLTASVLLVLATGRLRTAIVAAFVCAHLSMAATMRLGAFPFVMIAALLLYLPSPVWDRLDRLVSGSRLERRLSSFPVGRNDDAGSPLPRSVSPSVRRGTRLLATIFLAGFLLAVMSWQLAAMGFVDAPSDDEGSVLERSSWGFFAPNPPDSYSWYVVEAERGAAPAIDLVDGEAVDFDRPPNAMSRYPTTLWKRYGTKVQGADAHLEPAAAYFCERAPDGVKSVTVYRFEQPVDADGPVGDPSRHELVAAACD
- a CDS encoding HAD family hydrolase encodes the protein MGTRTAYDAVIFDNDGVLTTPTNRPVLVDAMRDAFDMVGVADPPVDHVETLLGPTVDSLRRVADGHGIDPDRLWRARETAAIDAQLAELRSGRKATYDDVTALESLSIPTGIVSNNQHETIANILEHCELEPFDVWYGREPTLEGIERKKPTPYYLERALADLGVENPLFVGDSRADIGAADAVGIDAVFLRRDHRAGYELSTEPTHELESLAALSDLI
- a CDS encoding MutS-related protein; amino-acid sequence: MRLEEYWGVGPKTRETLVDELGREEAIRAIESGDVRALVDAGLARGRATRILRRATGGAGIDVLSTSDARSAYKELLDLAVDHAVTQRAADRIRVLTPLASRDAMEDRLEDVLAARDAWADLAEGDREAVLQAYERYDARDGSEHAAVEAALALLEAGVDSGPFAAIADLERDRLAEAADALAALDGGRVREGADEELDRLRDALGAVEDMDASALELIDELRSEGVRDVEGFRQSFEDRLLSETDVTIDRVRNAMPGDATDATDFVGATLRTLRSELTAAIDEREVLVASDLKGTLAENRDAVDRAVSAVDDIALHLSLARFALEYDCTRPVFRDGEDAAVSVVNARNLTLAARDDESVQPVTYALGDHDVTSVPAGVNTVPDQERVAVLTGANSGGKTTLLETLCQIVLLATMGLPVPADRAEVTPVDSLVFHRRHASFNAGVLESTLRSIVPPLSLGGRTLMLVDEFEAITEPGSAADLLHGLVTLSVDREALGVFVTHLADDLEPLPPEARVDGIFAEGLNPDLELLVDYQPRFGTVGRSTPEFIVSRLVANASDRSERAGFETLGEAVGNEVVQRTLADARWATGE
- a CDS encoding ArsA family ATPase; translated protein: MSGIDVEPIDEDEEAPRDSDDGVSTIEVTPTDSVDETGERETIDVEPSEEPIDGPEYVLYGGKGGVGKTTMAAATALDSARAGTPTLVVSTDPAHSLSDTFETEIPAEPGRIRDDIPLYAAEIDPEAALERGEVPFGGAGTGEDDPFGGDEGGSDPFAGGGGSPFPGSEDGQGGPLGGMGELLGGESPMDALFGGAMPGADEAAAMQLLLEYMDDPRFERVVVDTAPTGHTLRLLQLPEIMDTMMGRLMKFRQRIGGMLDGVKGMFGGGEAPDDGEDLEDLEVLRERIERLRAALRDPARTDFRIVMVPEEMSVFESKRLRQRLDEFEIPVGTVVVNRVMEPLSNVTDDVEGEFLQPNLDDCEFCQRRWDVQQSALAEAQELFRGTDVRRVPLFAEEVRGEGMLEVVAACLR
- a CDS encoding SRPBCC domain-containing protein; amino-acid sequence: MDEVEVFVEIDAPPAVVWDALRSFEAYPEWDPIGRTVEGVSVGRDDRRGWSPTPGRGRRSVESSVVAVEPDRRLAWLDRFVVPFALDRYHEFRLEPIEDGRRTRLLQRETVRGALVPLVFDRARVERAFVAMNEAIAARAERAATATA